One genomic segment of Dysosmobacter sp. Marseille-Q4140 includes these proteins:
- a CDS encoding energy-coupling factor transporter transmembrane protein EcfT: MEKLTAKLSESILDKFSMDFLRNQVLKNAYGNDDTVIAALDPRILLAWYLFFGLIPWFVSDIPFLLGCFLLVMATTLLARVAGLVLFLFALGVFSQTGYLFVVTLLFGGDASAVAPLLILTLKVATISLASVTVFSGLDPDKLSNGLMWYGCPERLSFSISYAYRMLPMLMEEFQNVLLSYRLRGNPPAHETLGGKIRYLIYQVKIIMQSFYPLMLNTAKRSRTTVEALELRGYRYAAVNKSVKKIKLAALKVTYNDGLFLAISFLAVAVAVLISTLL; this comes from the coding sequence GTGGAAAAATTGACCGCCAAACTCTCAGAGAGCATCCTGGACAAATTCTCCATGGATTTTCTCCGCAATCAGGTGCTGAAGAACGCCTACGGCAACGACGACACCGTGATCGCCGCCCTGGACCCCCGGATTCTGCTGGCCTGGTACCTGTTCTTCGGCCTTATCCCCTGGTTTGTTAGCGACATCCCCTTCCTGCTGGGATGCTTTCTGCTGGTGATGGCCACCACCCTTCTGGCCCGGGTGGCGGGGCTGGTGCTGTTCCTCTTTGCCCTGGGGGTCTTCTCCCAGACGGGGTATCTCTTCGTGGTGACCCTTCTCTTTGGCGGGGACGCCTCCGCCGTGGCGCCCCTGCTCATCCTCACCCTGAAGGTGGCCACAATCTCCCTGGCCTCGGTGACCGTGTTCTCCGGCCTGGACCCGGATAAGCTGTCCAACGGCCTCATGTGGTACGGCTGCCCGGAGAGGCTGAGCTTCTCCATCTCCTACGCCTACCGGATGCTGCCCATGCTGATGGAGGAGTTTCAGAACGTGCTCCTCTCCTACCGGCTCCGGGGCAATCCCCCCGCCCACGAGACCCTGGGGGGCAAGATCAGGTACCTGATCTATCAGGTGAAGATCATCATGCAGTCCTTCTACCCCCTGATGCTCAACACCGCCAAGCGCTCCCGCACCACGGTGGAGGCCCTGGAGCTACGGGGCTACCGCTACGCGGCGGTGAACAAGTCGGTAAAGAAGATCAAGCTGGCAGCCCTGAAGGTCACCTATAACGATGGACTGTTTCTGGCCATCTCCTTCCTGGCGGTGGCGGTGGCTGTCCTGATCTCCACACTGCTGTAA
- a CDS encoding ABC transporter ATP-binding protein, whose translation MNAVEIDGLTYTYPGAPQPTLKEISLQIEKGDFLAVVGNNGCGKSTLCKVLNGLIPHFITGTMEGSVRVEGLDTRESDVGVLAQKVGYVYQDFENQIVRPTVLDDASYACLNYAFPDYLERGRTALRQCGLEGREEEYVWQLSGGQTHLLALAGAVSLQPDILILDEPIAQLDPMHADRIYEVLRDLNENHGKTILVIEHHTEYIADYCKHVMLMRDGQVRWILPTEEALQRVEELEECNIFPPQVTQAAHRLRRAGRLPADILLPTTVEGGKTAFAGLHYISRERPAPAVPDGESAVSFQDVSLAYRSVKGEPHTVFDGLNLNIRKGEKVALIGSNGAGKSTLMKLMVGLLKPNSGTVSLFEEAIGDKKAEDLSRQISLVYQNPEEMFIKDSIRADIAYAMEVRNVPEWEKRTGELLERFRLTELADRDGRLMSGGQMRRASLAIGIALNPGILLLDEPTANLDIATRREIMDVLDDMKDIIQTAVIATHDMQLVCQWAERIIVLRGGRVVADGARDEIFARSGIVEQVGIRPPEIFSMAQALDRRAMCYTIDEFLSSFQEV comes from the coding sequence ATGAACGCGGTTGAGATCGACGGCCTGACCTATACCTACCCAGGCGCCCCTCAGCCCACCCTGAAAGAGATCTCCCTTCAGATCGAGAAAGGGGACTTCCTGGCGGTCGTTGGCAACAACGGCTGCGGGAAGTCCACTTTGTGTAAGGTCCTCAACGGCCTGATCCCCCACTTTATCACGGGGACCATGGAGGGAAGCGTGCGGGTGGAGGGGCTTGACACCCGGGAGAGCGACGTGGGCGTCCTGGCCCAGAAGGTGGGCTATGTATATCAGGACTTTGAAAACCAGATCGTCCGGCCCACCGTGCTGGACGACGCCTCCTATGCCTGCCTGAACTACGCCTTCCCCGACTACCTGGAGCGGGGCAGGACTGCTTTGCGGCAGTGCGGTCTGGAGGGCAGGGAGGAGGAATATGTCTGGCAGCTCTCCGGCGGCCAGACCCACCTGCTGGCCCTGGCCGGCGCGGTGTCCCTCCAGCCGGACATTCTGATCCTGGACGAGCCCATCGCCCAGTTGGACCCCATGCACGCCGACCGGATCTATGAGGTCCTCCGGGACTTGAATGAGAACCACGGCAAGACCATCCTCGTCATTGAACACCATACCGAGTACATCGCCGACTACTGCAAGCATGTGATGCTCATGAGGGACGGCCAGGTGCGCTGGATACTGCCCACGGAGGAGGCCCTCCAGCGGGTGGAGGAGCTGGAGGAATGCAACATCTTCCCGCCCCAGGTGACCCAGGCGGCCCACCGGCTGCGGAGGGCAGGCCGTCTCCCGGCGGACATCCTCCTGCCCACCACCGTGGAGGGAGGAAAAACCGCCTTCGCCGGACTGCATTATATCTCCCGGGAACGTCCGGCGCCAGCTGTCCCAGACGGAGAGAGCGCAGTCTCCTTCCAGGACGTATCTTTGGCCTACCGCTCGGTAAAGGGGGAGCCCCACACCGTGTTCGACGGCCTGAACCTGAACATACGGAAAGGGGAAAAGGTGGCCCTCATCGGCTCCAACGGGGCGGGCAAGTCCACCCTCATGAAGCTGATGGTGGGTCTGCTGAAGCCCAATTCCGGCACAGTTTCCCTCTTTGAGGAGGCCATTGGGGACAAAAAGGCCGAGGATCTGTCCCGGCAGATCTCCCTGGTGTATCAAAACCCGGAGGAGATGTTCATCAAGGACTCCATCCGCGCCGACATCGCCTACGCCATGGAGGTGCGGAACGTCCCGGAGTGGGAGAAACGCACCGGGGAGCTGCTGGAGCGGTTCCGGCTGACAGAGCTGGCAGACCGGGACGGTCGCCTCATGTCCGGCGGGCAGATGCGCCGGGCCAGCCTGGCCATCGGGATCGCTTTGAATCCCGGCATTCTGCTGCTGGACGAGCCCACCGCCAACCTGGACATCGCCACCCGGCGGGAGATCATGGACGTTCTGGACGACATGAAGGACATCATTCAGACCGCCGTCATCGCAACCCACGATATGCAGCTGGTGTGCCAGTGGGCAGAGCGGATCATCGTGCTGCGGGGCGGGCGTGTGGTGGCTGACGGCGCCCGGGACGAGATCTTTGCCCGGAGCGGCATCGTGGAGCAGGTGGGCATCCGCCCGCCGGAGATCTTCTCCATGGCGCAGGCCTTAGACAGACGGGCCATGTGCTATACCATAGACGAATTCCTGTCATCCTTTCAGGAGGTGTGA
- a CDS encoding PhoH family protein — translation MQKTYVLDANVLLQAPYALESFEDNYIVLPLAVLEELDDRKGADGEAGNNARHVLRFLERLRLQGDLVKGVTLPSGGTVRLEVNHVDAALPQGIEPGSRAGRVLRVCRGLMDEGAPVTLVSRDMVARIRAQMMEVPAEDFTTDRLPDGAQPYTGRAEVYISDSLLTAFKKKGAPAEELYTVDGAGERKPVSLTENQFVLLHSDTEPKKTMLGRFREGKVTALRFGGVRPFGVKPRSVGQQFLQEALLLPVAEAPLAIIQGPAGTAKTFYALAAGLEQVLEAEERPYRKILVCRPNAQFDADIGFLPGSEQEKISPLMRPIVDNLEILLDLEGKKKERRSEEELRGRIDYLFDTGVIAAEAMNFMRGRSITDTWLIIDEAQNLTPRQVKGIITRVGKGTKVVLLGDPAQIDHPLLDTRSNGLTYASARMKGSPLCVQLTMLPDECERSSLALDAAMRM, via the coding sequence ATGCAGAAGACCTATGTGCTGGACGCCAATGTCCTCCTCCAGGCCCCCTACGCTCTGGAGTCCTTCGAGGACAACTACATCGTGCTGCCACTGGCGGTGCTGGAGGAGTTGGATGATCGGAAGGGGGCTGACGGTGAAGCGGGAAACAACGCCCGACATGTGCTCCGCTTCCTGGAGAGATTACGGCTCCAAGGAGACCTGGTAAAAGGCGTGACCCTGCCCAGTGGAGGCACCGTGCGCCTGGAGGTCAACCATGTGGACGCGGCCCTTCCCCAAGGGATAGAACCCGGCAGCCGGGCGGGAAGGGTGCTGAGGGTGTGTCGGGGCCTCATGGACGAGGGAGCGCCGGTGACGCTGGTGAGCCGGGACATGGTCGCCCGCATCCGGGCCCAGATGATGGAGGTGCCGGCGGAGGACTTCACCACCGACCGGCTGCCGGATGGAGCCCAGCCCTACACCGGCCGGGCGGAGGTCTACATCTCGGACAGCCTGCTCACAGCGTTCAAGAAAAAGGGAGCTCCGGCGGAAGAACTCTATACCGTGGACGGCGCGGGGGAGCGGAAGCCGGTTTCCTTGACCGAGAACCAGTTTGTCCTTCTGCACTCGGATACCGAGCCGAAAAAGACCATGCTGGGCCGTTTCCGGGAGGGGAAGGTCACCGCCCTGCGCTTTGGCGGCGTCCGCCCATTCGGCGTCAAGCCCCGGAGCGTGGGGCAGCAATTCCTGCAGGAGGCCCTGCTGCTGCCGGTGGCGGAGGCGCCCCTGGCCATCATCCAAGGGCCGGCGGGCACCGCCAAGACCTTTTACGCCCTGGCCGCAGGGCTGGAGCAGGTGCTGGAGGCGGAGGAACGGCCCTATCGGAAGATTCTGGTGTGCCGCCCCAATGCCCAGTTTGACGCGGACATCGGTTTTCTCCCGGGCAGTGAGCAGGAAAAGATCTCCCCCCTCATGCGGCCCATTGTGGACAACCTGGAGATCCTGCTGGACCTGGAGGGGAAGAAAAAGGAGCGGCGCAGCGAGGAGGAGCTGCGGGGGCGCATTGACTACCTCTTTGACACCGGCGTCATCGCTGCCGAGGCCATGAACTTCATGCGGGGCCGCTCCATCACCGATACCTGGCTCATCATCGACGAGGCCCAGAACCTCACCCCCCGGCAGGTCAAGGGCATCATCACCCGGGTGGGAAAGGGCACCAAGGTAGTGCTGCTGGGGGACCCGGCCCAGATCGACCACCCCCTGCTGGACACCCGGAGCAACGGATTGACCTATGCCAGCGCCCGCATGAAGGGCAGTCCCCTGTGCGTCCAGCTGACCATGCTCCCTGACGAGTGCGAGCGTTCCTCTTTGGCTCTGGACGCGGCGATGCGGATGTAA
- a CDS encoding cell division protein FtsQ, whose amino-acid sequence MSIAQKQTATQSQKLMIFVLSMSLYGLATLFTELIPKFQVGVVEFSVEYFLFIPLTLAMLFDPLSAALGAATGELVFSEIMLGQFGGLGELEKFLTVTIGVYIAGRLVKDPRNRALVGVAAITGTAAQLLMGTVVDILKVQLAVEDFEAVAGLPESVFATEGFAFLNDLLFSGILFCLLPTLYLVPKLYGKIEPLLGMAPRTPDSAVSGISPKALAVCAVGFVCAIVAELAATAGMSLIDWEAEWAESGTAMAVGMVAAAAVAIIALLVIKKNAGKKAAVN is encoded by the coding sequence ATGAGTATCGCACAGAAGCAGACTGCCACACAGTCCCAGAAGCTGATGATCTTTGTCCTGTCCATGTCCCTGTACGGGCTGGCCACCCTGTTCACGGAGCTGATCCCCAAGTTCCAGGTGGGGGTCGTGGAGTTCTCCGTGGAGTACTTCCTGTTCATTCCCCTGACCCTGGCCATGCTGTTCGACCCCCTGTCCGCCGCCCTGGGCGCCGCCACCGGCGAGCTGGTGTTCAGCGAGATCATGCTGGGCCAGTTCGGCGGCCTGGGCGAGCTGGAGAAGTTCCTCACCGTCACCATCGGCGTGTATATCGCCGGCCGGCTGGTGAAGGACCCCAGGAACCGCGCCCTGGTGGGCGTGGCCGCCATCACCGGCACCGCCGCCCAACTGCTGATGGGAACCGTGGTGGACATTCTGAAGGTCCAGCTGGCGGTAGAGGACTTCGAGGCCGTGGCCGGCCTGCCTGAGAGCGTGTTTGCCACCGAGGGCTTTGCCTTCCTCAATGACCTGCTGTTCTCCGGCATCCTGTTCTGCCTTCTGCCCACTCTGTACCTGGTGCCCAAGCTGTACGGCAAGATCGAGCCCCTGCTGGGCATGGCTCCCCGCACCCCGGACAGCGCCGTCAGCGGCATCAGCCCCAAGGCCCTGGCCGTGTGCGCCGTCGGCTTTGTGTGCGCCATCGTGGCCGAGCTGGCCGCCACCGCCGGCATGTCCCTCATCGACTGGGAGGCCGAGTGGGCGGAGAGCGGCACCGCCATGGCCGTGGGCATGGTAGCGGCCGCCGCGGTGGCCATCATCGCCCTGCTGGTCATCAAAAAGAACGCGGGAAAAAAGGCCGCGGTGAACTGA